A stretch of Imperialibacter roseus DNA encodes these proteins:
- a CDS encoding tetratricopeptide repeat protein encodes MSKQQIVLTILGVGLIVVLFSLPKVVVDNDGDMAEVPSATQEENAGAEEIPGAHEVELSDSDQQKIQYFKEQLKNPNNSAIFADSLANTFLLVQQLDSVAKYADILAEVDPSIEAKEKAGNYYYEAFGFAADDARARKLGTKVQELLGEVLKADPDNLSAKSKIAMTYISSPNPMQGILMLREILEKDPDNKEALYNMGILSMQSAQYDKAVERLEKLLTIDPENIQAMFYLGVSYKELGDKQKAKAWLIKAKETENDPAVSAAVDSYLQELN; translated from the coding sequence ATGTCAAAACAGCAAATTGTCTTAACCATATTAGGGGTTGGGCTGATCGTCGTTCTTTTCAGTCTTCCCAAGGTAGTCGTAGACAATGACGGTGATATGGCTGAAGTACCATCAGCCACGCAGGAAGAAAATGCAGGAGCTGAAGAAATACCAGGAGCCCACGAGGTAGAACTGTCTGATTCTGACCAGCAAAAGATACAATATTTCAAGGAGCAGTTAAAAAATCCAAACAATTCAGCTATCTTTGCAGACTCTTTGGCAAACACCTTCCTTTTGGTACAACAATTGGACAGTGTTGCTAAGTACGCTGACATCCTTGCGGAGGTCGATCCGTCGATAGAGGCAAAGGAGAAAGCGGGTAATTATTATTACGAAGCGTTCGGTTTTGCGGCGGATGATGCCAGGGCCAGAAAGCTCGGAACTAAGGTTCAGGAATTGCTTGGGGAGGTTTTAAAAGCTGATCCCGACAATTTAAGTGCTAAGTCAAAAATAGCCATGACCTACATCTCTTCACCGAATCCCATGCAGGGAATTCTGATGTTGAGAGAAATTCTGGAGAAGGATCCTGACAACAAAGAGGCCCTGTACAACATGGGCATTCTTTCGATGCAGTCGGCACAGTACGATAAGGCGGTGGAGAGACTTGAAAAGCTCTTGACAATTGACCCTGAGAACATCCAGGCCATGTTTTATCTTGGTGTTAGTTATAAGGAGTTGGGCGACAAGCAGAAAGCTAAAGCCTGGCTTATCAAAGCGAAGGAAACGGAAAACGATCCGGCAGTAAGCGCCGCTGTTGACTCTTACCTTCAGGAATTGAATTAA
- a CDS encoding HU family DNA-binding protein: MTKADVINEIAEKTGIDKADVQTSVEAFFTVVKSSMADGSNIYVRGFGSFVNKKRAKKIARNISKNTAIVIDEHYVPSFKPSKVFIEKVKSSNKLK; the protein is encoded by the coding sequence GTGACTAAAGCAGACGTAATAAACGAAATTGCAGAGAAAACGGGGATTGATAAAGCAGATGTGCAAACTAGCGTAGAAGCTTTTTTCACTGTGGTAAAAAGTTCGATGGCAGATGGCAGTAATATTTACGTTCGTGGTTTCGGAAGTTTTGTAAACAAGAAAAGAGCCAAGAAGATTGCCAGAAATATTTCTAAGAACACGGCTATCGTCATCGATGAGCACTATGTGCCTAGCTTTAAGCCGTCGAAGGTTTTTATTGAGAAGGTAAAAAGCAGCAACAAACTGAAATAG
- the mutY gene encoding A/G-specific adenine glycosylase, with protein sequence MAESNQAFSNILIRWYERHKRDLPWRETKDPYAIWLSEIILQQTRVAQGLPYFQKFIARFPAVGSLAQASQEEVLALWQGLGYYSRARNLHACAQMVASQYDGKFPNTYKELLQLKGVGAYTAAAIASFAFNEAVPVVDGNVYRVVSRVFGLHDDISNASTRKVFEGRLVSLIPSDTPGEFNQAIMEFGALHCTPSAPDCKNCVFSHSCFAFRNNEVANLPVKTKKVKVLNRYFNYFVFQFGEEVLMGSRKDKDIWLGLHDFFIREKDELLDEDAALGEVKRLISPESWELIDISATYKHVLTHRIIYARFFRVRILMHEDFRLLSERLGLNTISISDTAGISKPVLITNYLNDTLF encoded by the coding sequence GTGGCCGAAAGTAATCAGGCATTTTCAAACATTTTAATAAGATGGTACGAAAGGCATAAAAGGGATCTTCCGTGGCGTGAAACGAAAGACCCGTATGCTATCTGGCTTTCGGAGATCATCCTTCAGCAAACACGTGTTGCTCAGGGCCTTCCTTATTTTCAGAAATTTATTGCCAGGTTTCCCGCTGTCGGCTCACTGGCTCAAGCAAGCCAGGAAGAAGTGCTGGCCTTATGGCAGGGGCTAGGCTATTACTCAAGAGCAAGAAACCTCCATGCATGTGCTCAAATGGTGGCTTCGCAATACGACGGCAAGTTCCCGAACACCTACAAAGAGCTTCTGCAACTGAAAGGCGTAGGTGCCTACACTGCCGCCGCCATTGCCTCCTTCGCCTTTAACGAAGCAGTACCCGTAGTCGATGGAAACGTTTATCGGGTGGTTTCCAGAGTGTTTGGGTTACACGACGATATTTCTAATGCTTCCACTAGAAAGGTATTTGAGGGGCGGCTCGTTTCTCTCATTCCATCCGATACGCCGGGCGAATTCAACCAGGCCATCATGGAGTTTGGTGCGCTTCATTGCACACCATCTGCACCCGACTGCAAAAATTGTGTTTTCAGTCACTCGTGTTTCGCATTCAGAAACAACGAGGTGGCCAACTTACCAGTAAAGACAAAAAAAGTGAAGGTGCTCAACCGGTATTTTAACTACTTTGTTTTCCAATTCGGTGAGGAGGTACTTATGGGGTCAAGAAAAGATAAGGATATCTGGCTCGGCCTTCACGACTTCTTCATCCGGGAAAAAGACGAATTGCTGGATGAGGATGCGGCGCTGGGGGAAGTCAAGCGTTTGATTTCGCCGGAAAGTTGGGAACTAATAGATATTTCAGCAACTTATAAACATGTGTTGACTCATCGCATCATTTATGCCCGTTTTTTCAGGGTGAGGATTTTGATGCATGAAGACTTTAGGCTATTGAGCGAGAGGCTGGGGTTGAATACAATCAGTATTAGTGACACAGCTGGTATCTCTAAACCAGTCTTAATCACCAATTATTTGAATGATACCTTATTTTAA
- the gldE gene encoding gliding motility-associated protein GldE produces the protein MEDPYPSIYLTLIGDLGITYVSFYIFSGVLFALLLYLSALISGSEVAFFSLNHGDLATCRTSANSQDKRIISLLQGPQRLLATILIMNNLVNITIVTLATYVTWEIVGSKSADGYIVAVLTVITTLAIVFFGEVVPKVYANQNNLSFARSTSGLLNVADTIFRPVSWLLLSISSIVEKRVERKGYNVSIDELNHALELTAETEATEEEKGILKGIVNFGTLTVTQVMRSRVDITAIDFETDFHELMDQINKTGYSRIPIYKETVDKIEGVLYIKDLLPFVDKDENFLWQNLMRPAFFVPESKRVDALFKDFQEKRVHMAIVVDEYGGTSGLVTLEDLIEEIVGEINDEFDNEDEIAYNKLDSNTYVFEGKISLNDFCKVVSVEGNIFDTVRGDSESLGGLILEINSKLPNVGEKIRFERFVFTVVSADNKRIKRVRVFINPSFQAESLQKDK, from the coding sequence ATGGAAGACCCATACCCCAGTATATACTTGACATTAATTGGAGACTTAGGTATCACTTATGTCTCCTTTTACATTTTTAGCGGCGTTCTATTTGCGCTGCTGCTCTATCTTTCTGCCCTTATTTCAGGGTCGGAAGTAGCTTTCTTTTCCCTAAATCACGGTGATCTTGCCACGTGCCGCACTTCGGCCAATTCTCAGGACAAGCGAATTATAAGCCTGCTCCAGGGGCCGCAGCGCCTTTTGGCCACCATTTTGATCATGAACAACCTGGTCAACATCACCATTGTGACATTGGCGACCTATGTCACCTGGGAAATCGTTGGTTCGAAATCAGCTGACGGGTACATTGTGGCCGTGCTGACTGTAATCACTACGCTGGCTATTGTCTTTTTTGGAGAGGTGGTGCCAAAAGTATATGCCAATCAAAACAACCTGAGCTTTGCCAGGAGCACGTCGGGTTTGCTGAATGTAGCCGATACTATTTTCAGGCCGGTGTCGTGGTTGCTGCTGTCGATCAGCTCAATCGTTGAAAAAAGAGTAGAAAGAAAGGGCTACAACGTGTCTATTGATGAGCTCAATCATGCATTGGAGCTGACTGCTGAAACTGAAGCCACGGAGGAGGAAAAGGGCATATTAAAGGGTATTGTAAATTTCGGCACACTCACAGTGACCCAGGTAATGCGATCCAGGGTAGACATCACCGCTATTGATTTTGAGACCGACTTCCATGAGCTGATGGATCAGATCAATAAAACGGGTTACTCCAGAATTCCCATATATAAAGAAACTGTCGACAAGATAGAAGGAGTTCTTTACATCAAGGATCTGCTTCCTTTTGTGGACAAAGACGAAAACTTTCTGTGGCAGAACCTGATGCGCCCGGCGTTTTTTGTGCCCGAAAGCAAAAGAGTTGATGCGCTATTTAAAGACTTTCAGGAGAAGCGGGTGCATATGGCCATCGTTGTCGACGAATATGGTGGCACCTCCGGGCTTGTGACCCTGGAAGATTTGATCGAAGAAATCGTTGGGGAGATTAACGATGAGTTTGACAACGAAGACGAGATCGCTTACAACAAACTCGACAGCAATACTTACGTGTTTGAAGGCAAGATCTCGCTGAACGACTTTTGCAAAGTAGTGAGTGTTGAAGGCAACATCTTTGACACTGTGAGAGGCGACAGTGAATCCCTTGGCGGGCTGATTCTCGAGATTAATTCTAAGCTTCCCAATGTTGGCGAGAAAATTCGCTTTGAGCGGTTCGTTTTCACAGTAGTGTCGGCAGACAACAAGCGGATCAAAAGAGTGCGGGTTTTCATAAACCCCTCGTTCCAGGCGGAAAGTCTCCAAAAGGATAAGTAA
- the gldD gene encoding gliding motility lipoprotein GldD, which produces MKLKFFLLFFPVILALSVACEGTYLPKPKGYNRIDLPPSEYVALPDSFPYQFQYSAHAKLLKDSSWMAERYWIDLYYPTMEALVQVTYKPVKHDTTLLGEYFEDSYKLTSKHNIKAYSIEQMDLVIPNGGWAVVSELTGEVPSQFQFHATDSANHFIRGALYFETSTKNDSLKPVIEYIKFDIIHMLNTLEWKGTQ; this is translated from the coding sequence ATGAAGCTTAAATTCTTTCTCTTATTCTTCCCGGTCATTCTTGCTTTGAGTGTTGCCTGCGAAGGTACTTACCTGCCCAAGCCGAAAGGATACAACCGTATCGACCTTCCGCCAAGTGAGTATGTTGCTCTGCCAGACTCCTTTCCTTATCAGTTTCAGTATTCTGCTCACGCAAAGCTTCTAAAGGACTCTTCGTGGATGGCCGAAAGGTATTGGATTGATTTGTACTACCCGACAATGGAGGCATTGGTGCAGGTGACCTATAAGCCTGTGAAGCACGACACCACCTTGCTCGGAGAGTATTTTGAAGACTCCTACAAACTCACTTCCAAGCACAATATCAAAGCGTATTCCATTGAGCAGATGGATTTGGTTATACCAAATGGTGGGTGGGCTGTAGTATCGGAGTTGACCGGAGAAGTGCCCAGCCAATTTCAGTTTCACGCCACTGATTCCGCCAATCACTTTATTCGGGGAGCACTCTATTTTGAGACCTCCACAAAAAACGATTCTTTAAAGCCTGTTATTGAGTACATTAAGTTCGATATCATCCACATGCTCAACACCCTTGAGTGGAAAGGCACACAGTAG
- the recG gene encoding ATP-dependent DNA helicase RecG: MSGFFETRIEFLKGVGPQRAELLNKELSIFTYGDLLQHYPFRYEDRTTFHKIRDIRDEESFVQVMGKIRSMETVGIGGKKRLVAHFYDETGEMELVWFQGAAWISKKLRVNTPYLVYGKPSAFGSKFNIAHPEIEPLTVDNRKGGYLQPIYHTSEKLKARFIDSKVISKFQEQLLLVALPYIHETLPDFLLQKFGLVSKKEAMVNAHFPKSSEWLERARKRLKFEELFYIQLRLVSLKGSRKDLYKGLVLADASLLTTFYNDHLPFELTGAQKRVIREIYLDMRSGKQMNRLLQGDVGSGKTMVAFICMLLAIGSGTQATLMAPTEILAGQHYTGLKEYADKMGLNIAKLTGSTKKKERTRILAELLSGDIHILVGTHALLEEPVQFKSLGLAITDEQHRFGVAQRAQLWQKNEEFYPHVLVMTATPIPRTLAMTVYGDLDTSTIDEMPAGRKPIKTIHRTDAARLQVFGFIREQIQLGRQAYIVYPLIEESASLDLKDLMDGYESIARAFPDFQLSIVHGKMKPEAKDFEMQRFVEGVTHIMVATTVIEVGINVPNASMMVIENAERFGLAQLHQLRGRVGRGADQSYCILMTKDKLSQEARTRIQTMVGTNDGFEIARVDLKLRGPGDLMGTQQSGVMDLLVADLVQDGKILQAAREEAQQIIDNDPKLALDKHRVIKSHISSLKKSVTNWSRIS, from the coding sequence ATGTCCGGCTTTTTTGAAACCAGAATAGAGTTCCTTAAAGGTGTTGGCCCTCAAAGAGCGGAGCTGCTAAACAAAGAGCTGTCTATTTTCACCTACGGCGACCTACTCCAGCACTATCCGTTCAGGTACGAAGACCGGACAACCTTTCACAAAATCAGAGACATAAGAGACGAGGAATCTTTTGTGCAGGTGATGGGGAAAATCCGATCAATGGAAACTGTTGGTATTGGCGGAAAGAAGAGGCTTGTGGCTCATTTCTATGACGAAACCGGAGAAATGGAGTTGGTTTGGTTCCAGGGGGCTGCCTGGATTTCTAAGAAGCTCCGGGTAAATACACCCTACCTTGTTTATGGCAAGCCGTCCGCTTTTGGCAGCAAGTTCAACATCGCCCACCCGGAAATTGAACCACTGACGGTTGATAACAGAAAAGGTGGGTATCTGCAACCCATTTACCACACCAGCGAAAAGCTTAAGGCCCGCTTTATCGACAGCAAAGTGATCTCAAAGTTTCAGGAGCAGCTATTGCTGGTTGCTTTGCCGTATATCCACGAAACCCTTCCTGACTTTTTGCTGCAGAAATTTGGCCTGGTGAGCAAAAAAGAGGCCATGGTAAATGCCCACTTCCCGAAGAGTAGTGAATGGTTAGAAAGGGCGAGAAAGCGGTTGAAGTTTGAAGAGCTTTTCTACATTCAACTCAGGCTGGTAAGCCTTAAGGGCTCCCGAAAAGACTTGTACAAAGGCCTAGTGCTGGCAGACGCCTCTCTGCTCACCACTTTTTACAATGACCATTTGCCGTTTGAGCTGACTGGCGCCCAAAAAAGGGTGATCAGGGAAATTTACCTCGACATGCGGTCGGGCAAGCAAATGAACCGCCTTTTGCAGGGCGATGTGGGAAGTGGAAAAACCATGGTGGCCTTTATTTGCATGCTGCTGGCCATTGGCAGTGGCACCCAGGCAACACTTATGGCACCGACTGAAATTCTGGCCGGTCAGCACTACACCGGGCTCAAAGAGTACGCCGACAAAATGGGTCTAAACATTGCCAAACTTACCGGCTCCACCAAAAAGAAGGAGAGGACAAGGATTCTGGCAGAACTGCTTTCCGGTGATATTCACATATTGGTGGGCACTCATGCGCTACTGGAAGAGCCTGTGCAATTCAAAAGCCTCGGACTGGCCATCACCGATGAGCAACACCGCTTTGGCGTAGCACAACGGGCCCAGCTTTGGCAGAAAAACGAAGAGTTTTATCCTCACGTGCTGGTGATGACAGCCACACCCATTCCCCGCACGCTGGCCATGACGGTATACGGCGACCTGGATACCAGCACGATTGATGAAATGCCCGCCGGCCGGAAGCCCATCAAAACGATTCATAGAACTGACGCCGCCAGGCTGCAAGTGTTTGGGTTCATCAGGGAACAAATTCAGTTGGGGCGGCAAGCTTACATTGTTTATCCGCTCATAGAGGAGTCGGCATCGCTCGACCTCAAAGACCTGATGGATGGCTACGAAAGCATTGCCAGGGCTTTTCCGGACTTCCAGCTCAGCATTGTGCACGGCAAAATGAAACCCGAGGCCAAAGACTTTGAGATGCAGCGGTTTGTGGAGGGCGTTACACATATAATGGTGGCAACAACTGTGATTGAGGTAGGCATCAACGTGCCCAATGCCAGTATGATGGTGATAGAAAATGCGGAGAGATTTGGGCTGGCCCAGCTGCATCAGCTCAGGGGCAGAGTAGGCCGGGGTGCCGACCAGTCGTATTGCATTCTGATGACAAAAGACAAGCTAAGCCAGGAGGCCAGAACCCGTATTCAAACCATGGTGGGCACCAACGACGGGTTTGAAATTGCCAGGGTCGATTTAAAACTGAGAGGCCCTGGCGACTTAATGGGCACCCAACAAAGTGGTGTGATGGATCTTTTGGTGGCTGACCTGGTGCAAGACGGGAAAATACTTCAGGCAGCAAGGGAGGAAGCACAGCAAATCATTGACAATGACCCTAAGCTGGCTCTGGACAAACACCGGGTGATCAAATCACACATTTCTTCGCTCAAAAAATCAGTGACAAACTGGAGCCGGATCAGCTAG
- a CDS encoding LytR/AlgR family response regulator transcription factor: MKAIIIEDEKPASDKLKKILAEIAPEIELIGEATTVVAMLELLEAKEDEIELILTDIKLKDGLSLEAFKKHPVNVPVIFITAYDNYALEAFRSNGVDYLLKPIDRGAVEQSIEKLRLLKKGAAVQPANAIENVLKSYLQKDFKNRFMVKVGEHIRSVKTEDVAFFYAEGRNGFIVTNTKARYVIDYKMETLEEILNPKSFFRANRTYIINIDAIKDVLIYSVTRLRIVPTVDWPEEIVVSREKVSAFKDWFNDAS; this comes from the coding sequence ATGAAAGCCATTATTATAGAAGACGAAAAACCAGCATCAGACAAGCTCAAGAAAATATTGGCGGAAATAGCTCCGGAAATTGAACTGATAGGCGAAGCGACTACTGTGGTGGCTATGTTGGAGTTGCTCGAAGCCAAAGAAGACGAGATAGAACTGATATTAACGGATATTAAGTTGAAAGACGGGTTAAGCCTGGAGGCATTCAAAAAGCACCCCGTCAATGTACCGGTCATTTTCATCACCGCCTACGACAATTATGCTTTGGAGGCTTTTCGCTCGAACGGAGTGGACTACCTGCTCAAGCCCATCGACAGAGGTGCAGTGGAGCAAAGCATTGAGAAGTTAAGGCTCCTGAAGAAAGGGGCCGCCGTGCAGCCTGCAAATGCCATTGAAAACGTACTCAAAAGCTACCTTCAAAAAGACTTCAAAAACAGGTTTATGGTGAAGGTTGGCGAACATATCCGATCCGTGAAAACCGAAGACGTGGCCTTCTTTTACGCCGAGGGGAGAAATGGCTTTATCGTTACCAATACCAAGGCGAGATATGTGATCGACTATAAAATGGAGACCTTGGAGGAGATACTTAACCCGAAATCCTTCTTCCGGGCCAACCGCACTTATATCATCAATATCGATGCCATCAAAGATGTGCTGATCTACTCCGTTACCAGGCTTAGAATAGTGCCGACGGTGGATTGGCCTGAAGAGATTGTGGTGAGCCGGGAGAAGGTAAGTGCTTTCAAAGACTGGTTCAATGATGCTAGCTGA
- a CDS encoding histidine kinase produces the protein MKRKLFYNHLISRLFAPLPLGMLIYMLVLLVFDNLGSLGEVFFEKEALLCIGITYLVAELLRAIANGFVPRIESSDFIKLSFGLLFLAGLLVTLLVVFGSISAYFVGVIGYSFGTFTTELSTFLSIYGFIYALYFIVLASVILFTLETNRALDKEGVLKKNIDLKLRIFSRVINPEFLYKSLETLISILYKKDKAADKFIQKLSHVYRSVLDSRHEDLSEMKAELTIAESIVYLYNQQYDGNIHWQPESEAIEEEAYLLPGSMMIVMEWIIASNMINQSRPLKIFVRREEDYLTIEYSLWERLMPTVEGKEKMMELLQSFEHFTERPLLIVKADNKGFVKLPLLKLEKAA, from the coding sequence ATGAAGCGTAAACTTTTTTATAATCACTTGATATCACGATTGTTTGCCCCTCTCCCATTGGGTATGCTTATTTACATGCTTGTGCTGCTAGTGTTTGATAACCTGGGCTCACTTGGTGAGGTGTTTTTCGAAAAGGAAGCTTTGTTGTGCATAGGAATTACCTATTTGGTTGCTGAATTGCTGCGGGCGATTGCCAATGGCTTTGTGCCACGAATTGAAAGCAGTGACTTTATTAAGCTCTCGTTTGGCTTATTATTTCTTGCAGGATTGCTGGTGACCCTGCTTGTGGTGTTCGGCAGCATCAGCGCTTACTTTGTGGGGGTGATAGGCTATAGCTTTGGTACCTTCACCACCGAATTATCCACCTTTCTATCCATCTACGGCTTTATTTATGCTCTCTACTTTATAGTGCTCGCCTCTGTCATCTTGTTTACACTTGAAACAAATAGGGCATTAGATAAAGAAGGGGTATTGAAAAAGAATATAGACCTGAAGCTGAGAATCTTTAGTAGGGTCATTAACCCGGAATTTCTTTACAAATCGCTCGAAACCCTGATTTCTATTCTTTATAAAAAGGACAAAGCCGCCGACAAGTTTATCCAGAAGCTTTCGCATGTGTATAGAAGTGTGCTTGACAGCCGGCACGAAGATCTTTCGGAAATGAAGGCTGAATTGACGATCGCTGAAAGCATAGTGTATCTTTATAATCAGCAGTACGATGGCAATATTCATTGGCAGCCGGAGAGCGAAGCTATCGAAGAAGAGGCGTACCTTTTGCCCGGAAGTATGATGATTGTGATGGAGTGGATCATCGCCTCGAACATGATCAACCAAAGTCGGCCTTTGAAGATATTTGTCAGGCGAGAGGAGGACTATTTAACCATTGAATACTCCCTGTGGGAAAGGCTGATGCCAACGGTGGAGGGCAAAGAAAAAATGATGGAATTGCTCCAGTCGTTTGAGCACTTCACCGAGAGGCCCCTGCTGATAGTGAAAGCCGACAATAAGGGATTTGTAAAACTACCTCTTCTAAAACTCGAGAAAGCAGCATGA
- a CDS encoding sensor histidine kinase encodes MAFIAVGIFNYLYYGKTGELPDLTAHLATYLLVVAMGAVAGISIVYSNIRLNAVISWRKSLGVRFLAGSLVQAAILAGIVLLGLELSKGLFPEPVSFETLKPEMIKLALLLFVLIIVNGVFDLSYFSFSEYSKGRLNQLKHEREQLELQYELLKTQLSPHYLFNSLNTISSLLDGSSEQAEQFIRRLVQSYQYLIASQDKKLVTVEEELAFVRAYLFLQKVRFGNALTHTISIGANKFSANIPPLMIQLLVENAIKHNDFSELDPMEIVIQEEEGNYICVTNENRGIVDEAESLQVGLANIQKRYVFFTDLPVRIVNDKLFSVSVPLLPHL; translated from the coding sequence ATGGCATTTATCGCAGTAGGGATATTCAACTATCTCTACTACGGTAAAACCGGAGAGCTTCCCGACCTTACAGCCCACCTTGCTACCTATTTGTTGGTAGTGGCCATGGGCGCTGTGGCTGGCATTTCAATAGTCTACTCCAACATCAGGTTAAATGCAGTCATTTCCTGGAGGAAGTCGCTGGGCGTCCGGTTTCTTGCAGGTTCACTTGTGCAGGCTGCAATATTGGCTGGTATTGTCCTGCTGGGCCTTGAGCTGTCCAAAGGGCTTTTTCCTGAACCGGTTTCTTTCGAAACGCTGAAGCCTGAAATGATCAAATTAGCGCTGCTTCTTTTTGTCCTGATCATCGTCAATGGAGTTTTTGACCTGTCGTACTTTAGTTTCAGCGAATACTCTAAAGGTCGGCTCAACCAGCTCAAGCACGAAAGAGAGCAGCTTGAGCTTCAGTACGAGCTTCTGAAAACACAGCTTAGTCCCCACTATCTGTTTAACAGTCTCAACACCATCTCTTCCCTGCTCGACGGCTCTTCAGAACAAGCCGAGCAGTTCATTCGACGGCTGGTGCAGTCTTACCAGTATCTTATTGCTTCTCAGGATAAAAAGCTGGTAACTGTAGAGGAGGAACTGGCTTTTGTAAGGGCCTATCTGTTTCTCCAAAAAGTACGATTCGGCAATGCGCTTACCCACACAATTTCAATCGGGGCCAATAAGTTTTCGGCTAACATACCGCCGCTTATGATACAACTGCTGGTCGAAAACGCTATCAAACACAACGACTTTTCGGAGCTGGATCCGATGGAGATAGTGATTCAGGAAGAGGAGGGTAACTACATCTGTGTGACCAATGAAAACCGGGGCATCGTGGATGAAGCAGAGTCGCTACAGGTGGGTTTGGCCAATATCCAAAAGCGATATGTTTTTTTTACCGATTTACCAGTTCGGATTGTAAACGACAAGCTGTTTAGCGTCTCCGTTCCTTTACTTCCTCATTTATGA
- a CDS encoding methylated-DNA--[protein]-cysteine S-methyltransferase — translation MNQCVIQSPVGQLKLSASGGYLLRIDFINEQEVCSLPTDSLLKESVKQLQAYFNGKLEFFDLPLKPIGTDFQLRVWEALGKIPYGTSWSYLQQATFLGDAKCIRAAASANGKNPLPIVIPCHRVIGTDQKLVGFGGGLWRKEWLLGHEKHPNYQYKQGMIKF, via the coding sequence TTGAATCAATGCGTCATTCAAAGCCCGGTTGGTCAACTAAAGCTTTCTGCTTCTGGGGGTTACCTATTGCGGATTGACTTTATTAATGAGCAGGAAGTTTGTTCTCTTCCAACCGATTCTCTGTTAAAAGAGTCTGTTAAGCAGCTTCAAGCCTATTTTAATGGTAAGCTTGAGTTTTTTGATCTGCCGCTGAAGCCTATCGGAACTGATTTTCAGTTGCGGGTTTGGGAGGCATTGGGAAAGATACCTTACGGTACCAGCTGGTCTTATCTTCAGCAAGCTACTTTTTTGGGAGATGCGAAGTGTATCAGAGCAGCAGCAAGTGCCAACGGAAAAAACCCTTTGCCAATCGTTATTCCTTGCCATAGGGTGATTGGAACAGATCAAAAGTTGGTTGGATTTGGCGGCGGGCTGTGGAGAAAAGAGTGGCTTTTAGGTCATGAAAAACACCCTAATTACCAGTACAAACAGGGTATGATTAAGTTTTAA
- a CDS encoding alpha/beta fold hydrolase has protein sequence MFKKTLVSLVLFTIGVFMALFRADLSLEDLSIKYAGRTSRFVKIDGQPIHYKSEGKGFPIILLHGTASSLQTWDKWSQELSQYYQVVRIDLPGFGLTGPFPDNDYSMKHYSEFLEKFISTVGLGRCYIAGNSLGGEIAWNFTIDYPERVEKLILIDAAGYPNDAPPPFIFRLAKAPGFNTFLRFSTPRFMVRNNLEEVYYDDSKIDEDLVERYQSLCRREGNRRAFIYRMNTAHIDRSDELSKIKQKTLIQWGKHDKWIPYNVADSFATSISHSVVKIYENAGHVPMEEIPEETVADAIQFLQEDSPFHFPFIFANSQEVRRGNNR, from the coding sequence ATGTTTAAAAAGACCTTAGTTTCGCTGGTACTATTCACGATAGGCGTTTTCATGGCGCTTTTCCGTGCCGACTTGTCGCTTGAAGACCTATCGATAAAGTATGCAGGAAGAACGTCCCGATTCGTGAAAATTGATGGCCAGCCTATTCACTATAAATCGGAAGGAAAAGGATTTCCAATCATTCTTCTTCATGGCACTGCCTCATCGCTGCAAACCTGGGACAAGTGGTCGCAGGAGCTTTCGCAGTATTATCAGGTGGTGCGCATCGATCTCCCTGGTTTTGGACTAACAGGCCCATTCCCGGACAATGACTATTCCATGAAACACTACAGTGAGTTTCTGGAGAAATTCATTAGCACTGTGGGGTTGGGTCGTTGCTATATTGCTGGTAACTCTCTCGGCGGGGAAATTGCGTGGAATTTTACCATCGATTATCCCGAAAGAGTTGAAAAGCTGATTCTGATCGATGCAGCCGGCTATCCAAATGATGCCCCCCCACCATTTATTTTCAGGCTCGCCAAGGCACCAGGCTTCAATACATTTCTGAGGTTTTCAACGCCAAGGTTTATGGTGAGAAACAACCTCGAAGAGGTGTACTATGACGACTCGAAAATTGATGAAGACCTTGTGGAAAGGTACCAATCCCTTTGCCGCAGAGAAGGCAATCGCCGGGCTTTCATATACCGAATGAATACTGCACATATAGACAGAAGCGATGAGCTTTCGAAAATAAAACAGAAAACCTTGATTCAATGGGGAAAGCACGACAAATGGATTCCGTACAACGTTGCTGACTCCTTTGCTACAAGTATTTCTCACTCAGTTGTAAAGATTTATGAGAATGCCGGTCACGTTCCTATGGAAGAAATTCCTGAGGAAACTGTAGCCGACGCCATTCAGTTTCTTCAGGAAGATTCTCCGTTCCATTTCCCTTTCATCTTTGCTAATTCTCAGGAAGTGAGAAGAGGTAATAATCGATAG